The window AGTTTTTTTAGGTAAGAATTAATAATACATAtctttcattttaaacttatttttattataattttctttattaacatcaGATAATGCAGCATTATTGTAAGGgtgaagaaaacattaaaatatttgttgtttttaaagattGTGTAACATGTATAGACAGttaggtaaataaaataatttaatgatgaATGGCTGAAAGtgacaatattattaatatgaataattatttaaaaataaataagatgtttacttttattttcttgcaTATTTGGGCTTTgcattgtgtaatatttaatttaaattattatatgtagttagGTTTGAAATGTACCAAAAGGAATACATTTGGTAAGTTACAATGTAAttgaaatcaatttatttttattttagggtCGAGTTCGAACCAAGACTGTTAAGAAGGCATCACGTGAAATAATTGAGAAGTATTACATGTATCTTACCCTGGACTTTCATACAAATAAGAGGATATGTGAGAAGGTAGCAGAAATACCTAGTAAAAAGTTGAGGAATAAGATAgctgggtatatatatatatatattttttttgtcttaCATGTAATTGATTGctggatatatacatatttttgttgtgcATGTAACTAGATGTTTATTGAGAAGTGCTCGTGTAGTGTAGAGTGTTTTATCTTAAATGGCACTTTTGACAGATAACCTCATTGCCTAGTTGTTCTTTAATCAAATATCTTTTAATGTTATACTCTAACATTTGTTACCAAAGACATTCTTTAGTATTTACCACAGAGAAGAGAAAAAGCAGCAGTTGGAAAACTTTGTTTTAGGTACTAGCCCCATGTTAAAAGGCTTAACTGAAATTCTTCTAGAACCCCACATACAAATAAATACACTTCTAAATTTGTGATATTATGCAACTGTGAATAATACATTTTACTGTAgaatatcttataaaatatgaataGTTAGATTTTTAAGAAGTCAAGTGATGAACTAGCTCCATTTAGTTTGTCTTGATATACAAAGTAACTGTTTTTCTGGTGTGTAAACCCTGTCATTGCATATGGATAAAATATCTAACATATAAACGGCAGCTGTTTATGAATTAAAATGTCCTAGGTGCAGCTCTACGGTTAATGAGTTTATTATGAGATTATTAAAAATGTACCACAACTTAAGTGATATAGAAGTAGAACCTTTGAGCTGGTTAACCAGTCTGTAAGTCATAAActggtatttataaaatattgaaaatatgatttaatACAGATTATATAGGAATTTTGTATCTCTGGGTTCACTGATTGTAAATAAATTTCACTAACAGCAAGTAGTTGACAATCTGAAAGAAAACATGAGTAGAAATTTGTACACTTGTAATTGCATATAAACAGTTGTATTTGACACACTAGAACACATTTCTTGGAAGCAGAAGTACAGTATTTCTGGGCTAGCATATAGAATTTGTGGTATCCTGAACTAAATTTTGTAATCCTTGTATTGGGACAGAGGACTTTTATGTCTCTCGTGTGgttaaatttaagaaattgatTTGTTAAGGTTAAGTGGCTgctacatcagtattgttttcacATTAGTTTTATTCGTTTAACTGTTTAGTgaggaaataatttataaagtttatagttacTTAAGTGTAAGTTTAAAATCTTAGTTTGAAGAACATTTGTCTGTTATTTTGGGTACATTTTTGGTTAACAATTAAATGCAGAGTATTTCTGAATCAATTTATACAGTGCTTcttaaaacttgtacaaaataaaagaagGTTGGTACATGATGTCAGCTGATTGCCTTTCCTTCTAATCCACAACTCAATTGGCAACATCAGGTAATATCTTTACTAGCTTTGCTATAACAGTTATGAGGACACaaagttttttaattaattgattgTTGGAATAATTGGAAATACtgatcagttgattatttttgtgacaatcAGTTGTTAGAATAATCTGAAACACCTTCAGTTAATTGGTTAGTTAATACAAAACTAACTGATTAGCTAATTCTCATTGGTAATTGATTGTATAGATAAAATTGCTGTGTTCTTCTGGCAGCTATATATATAGTAgtactttttttaatatatggcATACAATATTTTGTGGGTGAGTTTCTGAATTGAATAAACTTACAGGTTTGTTGATAAGTGTGTATTTTGGAGACTTTGAACCATTGATAAAGTTTTTGTTGTAAAGGTTTATCTTGGTCAAGACACGTCATTGATGACTTACACAGACAGGTAATATCTAGTTACATGAATGATTTTACATCTGTCTGTTATAgatgtttttataacttaatCTTTTTTTATGCTCACACAATGTTGTGTGACTTACTAAAGATGTTGCCAGAAGCTACACTCGACAGATAAGCTCTGAATGCAAGAAAaccaacaaacatttttaatggttcTCATCTTGCAAGCTCTTTGGTTGTGCAGCCTGAAGAATACAGTGAAATATGTTATGATGACAAGGAACACATTTGAAGTAAATGTGTAGTGGAGATGGTTGATTTGTAATCACCTGAAGTAAATATGTAGTGGAGATGGTTGATTTGTAATCACCTGAAGTAAATATGTATTGGAGATGGTTGATTTGTAATCACCTGAAATCTACCAGAAATAAATGTATAGTACAGATGGTTGATTTGTGATCACgtgaaacctacttgaagtaaacatGAAATAGAGATTATTGATATTggtattaaaaactgaaatattcttcaaataaaagttttaataccaatatcaATGGTGTATGTACACAGTGAAATgttatacactaaataatttttatattaataggtTTGTAACTCACTTGATGAAAAGAATACAGAGAGGACCCGTGCGAGGAATCTCCATCAAACTTCAAGAAGAAGAAAGAGAACGTAGGGACAATTTTGTACCAGAGGTAAGTTTCTGGTATTAGGTAGAAATAGAATGTAGGGACAACATTGTACTGTAGGTACATTTCTGGTATTAGAATGAAATAGAATGTAGGGATAGCTATGTACCAGACCTAAGTTTCTAATATTACTGCAGTAAGAGAACATAGGACAACTATGTACTACAGGTATGTTTCTGATATTAGTGTGTGGCCTATATTTGGTAGTGCTCAGTTTTTATTCATGGTCCTATATTCTTACATTTGTTACTGTCTCTAAAGTGGACATgaattataacactatgtaacaaaatttgtactttttcttgttcctgggcagaaagtgttatttcccaattgcttatgcctaaagtgaatggaaaagacctatttttctcttcagattttgcttttgtgacctgggagcgtataacaaaaacatgatgggagactctTTGGGAGCTGATacctgaaagtgatttacattacagttgcaaatctcaataCTACTcccttctaaatatttttgttgatttttgtataactttattataaatacatataaatcttgatccatatgttgttctattcagactttatgtaaatgaaaatgtgcaaatttgcccgtttttacatacaaaataggttaatttctaaatttcattatccaggtcacaaaagcaaagtttaaaaggaataatggtcattttctgtacttttacaacacaagcaattaagaaataacacatactatccaggaacaaaatttgtgttacataatataaTCCAACAGTATGTAATCATAAATATTTCTTCTGCTACATACAAATCACTTACTGAACTTTCTCTTATCTGTGTCTTGCCTGGAATCACTTACAACAGCTGTTGTGTCTAATCATTATATTTGTTTACCTTTGTACCTGTTACATTGTCTTAAAATTAGGGAAATTGTTTAGAGCAATGGTTGTATTAGGCTGTGAACTTTAGCATCATTCTAGCTTTCAGTGTGTGATTGTTTTCTATTTGTGTACACGTTTTCAGCCTTAAGTGGTCCATTAAGCTCACTGGTGGAACCAGaaattaatttcatgttaatgtcaaaaaaaatgttaacttttccaGAAAGTTAGAAGAATGAATTTTCAACAAGATGTTTTTCTTGTTGCTGTTACCATTAAAAAGATGAACATGATCAGAAATTTGCTTAATATAAACCATTTTAAGAGATTTAACTAGGACTATTATAttgacatcagaaacaaaatattaggtaAATATGACTGAGGTAATAAGTAGACAGTAATATTTCCTGAAAACGTAAAGATAGATGTTTTTACTATTGATATGTAAAGAACTTacaaatttttttctaaaatcccATCTTGCTTTGTGTTTTGGAGAAAAAACCagaaaatattagtttgataCTTTGTAATCTtagttgtgtttataaatatttattttgaaatgatcacagatttaaattaattttaagagagagaaaaattgaaagtaaaataatttataataaaacagtaacatcatacaattctaaatgtttttttccatcttaattgtataataaaaatatttactttactgcctaactgaaaaaaaataagaaacgATTTAAGATAATAGTTTTAAGGTATAAGATAATAGTTTTTAAGGTATAAGAGAATAGTTTTTAAGGTTTAAGAGAATAGTTTTAAGATTATTTGGAGAAATTAAAATGCTATTCTTTGGACAAATATCTTCATAAATTCCTAAAGTAAAATTAAGTCACCCAGAACATATTTTTGTCGAGGTTTCAGTTAAGTGTTGTGTTTTATCACAGGTTTCAGCTATTGACTTAGATGTTATTGAAGTAGACCCTGATACGACTGAGATGTTAAGACAAAtggtaagtaattttatttattaaaataatgtattaccaatataaaagtttaaaacaggTGTGAAAGTGTGTTAGAAACAGCTGTCAGTAGATATATCATTATTAACTGTGCATGTTTGCCTCATTTTCTGTGAATGTAATGAGGTTAaggttttatttgtgtaattcaTATAAAAACCTCAAGTTTCATAACGtgagaaattttacttaaaatcgATGTGAGAGTTCCATTGCTTTAACTTTTGTAGGAAccttatttttacagttttttggATTGTGGGATATGTTTGTATCTTTTAAACATTCATTAGATTTTCTgtttttagtaattaataaacttttcaggTTCTTTATGCACACTTTTATTAGTTTTTGGTAGAACTATAAATAATTGTATCATTAATATTAAAGAATTAATTgacttattcaaataaatatttgtggatTTCAGGATATGGAGAAGATTCCAGGTTTGCAGGTTGCTCCGTTACTTCCTTTCCAAGGTGGTCTTCGTGCATAAACTATTCAATAAAGATTTGAATTATTAAATGAATGATGTTCTATATTTGCACAGTGGAAATAATTACACTATAATAAATAGCAGCATGTTTGGATAAAGTGAGTATTACTTTATCATCAAACAACAGAATGAGGGGAAACTTTTTATCTATACTTTCTTACTCATAATACCACCTTTAGAAGTACGTTTGTATAAACATgccatattttaaaacttttgtggACTATGTTAAAAGCAGGTATGTCAAAAGTAACATACAAAAGTGTATTGTAGCTAACTTTAGCTGGTCcctgtttatataaaacttgtgttttgatgGTTGAGTGCAAGATGCTTGTGTGAATGTCAAATCcactggtctttttttttttcctctactTGAAATATTTGGTAGTTTAATTGTTGCAATAGTAGGTATACCATGTTAGGGGGTATTTCATTATTGGTTCAACACTTATCTACCTTAGAAGTGAAAACTGGAAAACAAAAACTTCCTTAGTTGGATAACATTGTGAGTTTATGTGAAGATTATAGTTCTGAATTTTTGAAATACACAAATGATTAGTGAATCATGattgattttaaaagtttattatccATCAGGAAGTTCAGTTCGTAactaaaacagtttaataaaccTAGAGATAAACATAGAGTTCTTGTGTAAAGTAGGCtagtatttataaacatttaagctTACATAAGTGTGAAATCTTACATTAGCAAAAGAAAAAATTCTTTATCGAACATGtactaaatttttatattgaattaatCTAACACGTGCTTATCAGTAGACATGAgacctaattttaaaatatttattgctaaAGTGTGCATATATTAAGAGGCCAGCACTGACACACTAGAAGTTTTTCATTGATAAAACCTAGTGGTAagtcttataacgctagaaacggggttttgatatccatggttgGAGTAGCTCAGACAGCTTGTTGTACAACTTCGTGTGCTGATATGTAACGATAGTATTGTAGAACAGTCATGAAGGTTAAACCATGAAACTTGTAAAAGTGACACTTCAAATAGTGTATTGCTTCAACTAGCATATAATAAACTGCCCTGAAAAGAAAAACTCTGCACCTGGTGGTGGTTTAAATACCTGATGTgagaatacatattttaaatattacattagttaCATTTTTGGTTATCTCAGTTgtatctagagctttaaataattcttttttcatGTCCCTCTGGTTTAACaatggtaagtctatgaattacaatgctaaaatccgggattctcAGTGGTGGATACTGCAGATAAGTCTGAGTGGCTTTACTCTGACACAATTAAACCAGACGTGTTTTTTCAGTCCACATAGGCTACTTGTTTCTTTAGAACGCAActtcacaataattatttttttctactatGTCTTTGCAATACAATATTTGATAATTccacttttaaaataatcactacaATTTTTTTATGGATAAACACACAATCACGCAGTCTGAGTTTATTTtcgaaatacatttttgattcgTTATTCTACTCCGACTGAGACCTACACTGAGGTTTATAAGATAATAATACTCGATCACAACAACGAGAAAAACTACGATGGTTCCAGTAACGTGACGTAATATAACAATCCcaaattcataatttattaattattcgaTCTATGATTCTTAAGTAAAATTGCAATAAACTATCGCTTCTGAAAACGACACGCGtcatataaactatataaatcaCAACGATTGCATTAAACTAAAACAGCTGTGTATATCAATAATAAACATCaaattcataatatttgtctctaaggatattaaacattttgtaaacgtTTAGAAATGACCGAGTTTAATCATCTTCGTGACTAGAAACGGATGCCACTGTGGTAGTAATGGAGGCATCAACTGCTaagtgttttatgaattttttgtgGAAATACTTAAACATTTTGTAGTGAGAGTTGGTAAACTATCCTGAAATGCGCAATTTTGCATTACCAATGGATAACTGGTGCATTTTAGTCGAACAATATACAAAGAGACATAATTAGCACGAA of the Tachypleus tridentatus isolate NWPU-2018 chromosome 13, ASM421037v1, whole genome shotgun sequence genome contains:
- the LOC143237224 gene encoding small ribosomal subunit protein eS17-like isoform X2, translating into MYLTLDFHTNKRICEKVAEIPSKKLRNKIAGFVTHLMKRIQRGPVRGISIKLQEEERERRDNFVPEVSAIDLDVIEVDPDTTEMLRQMDMEKIPGLQVAPLLPFQGGLRA
- the LOC143237224 gene encoding small ribosomal subunit protein eS17-like isoform X1 gives rise to the protein MGRVRTKTVKKASREIIEKYYMYLTLDFHTNKRICEKVAEIPSKKLRNKIAGFVTHLMKRIQRGPVRGISIKLQEEERERRDNFVPEVSAIDLDVIEVDPDTTEMLRQMDMEKIPGLQVAPLLPFQGGLRA